A genome region from Bactrocera dorsalis isolate Fly_Bdor unplaced genomic scaffold, ASM2337382v1 BdCtg033, whole genome shotgun sequence includes the following:
- the LOC105229348 gene encoding coiled-coil and C2 domain-containing protein 1-like isoform X1 — MFLRKKSETNKRRTQDLSQFGLTEIPDDFDPAGGYVEMDENDSDLENELAEITNGTSKIHKPKIKRGQTNDLDKMVAESMRDIDSEDENDADLENDTELLSELNNISELEKCVDLVPESQLPDTTVSAPNGEQDTFLPTTSSDIFQLIQQRILMYKLAETSAKEAGESAKVRRFGRALKTLLELQQAVNKGKEVKLEDIPPEVNVKPLTQKDDDSTNREPSRPAPPPPFIKSDIGKDSISPPEMPLNEKSDKTINLNKMRERQHQYKTAALQAKHNGDTSLAIQYLKVVKKFDMVIKMAEDGQEVDLSDMPPSPDQFLDFLSKLQKQSEEGNKELPTLRESCENPDNIGIKDISSVSLTMEEALQQRLDKYKSVQDLANAEGNSSKARRFGRIVKQYEDAIKLYKAGKPVAYEELPVPPGFSPLPSERASAINSDDPVDTVVPKHSEAPNGETNSNTGSSEKTPTSLTAQTSPQKHDLTTRTSGNQQKNNLAEQQMKVLLERQAEFKIAAIEAKKAGEIDQAKEYLKIYKGFDALLNAASSGLPVDLTSLPLPPSQRDNLEASFAIVSTEECDPENELSDIGIRIEEQLAKQLMMCKNTRDHHKAMGDVAGMNRFENLALTVQKDLDLVRYSKHKNLSLPKFHYEKRSFNIVHCNTDLSDNELEIIVVRGLNYNVPNPKDVDTYVKIEFPLVNDETFKAKTSVIKNNDSPDYDQHFQIEINRGNRQFQRIFKRHHVKFEVYSRGIDCRGLSRILPMCCFRGFLRSDILIGTVNVKLQPIETKCDIHDTFNLMDGRKAVGGKLEVKLRVRNPILTKQVEHIEEKWLVVDS; from the exons ATGTTTTTACGTAAAAAATCGGAGACGAATAAAAGAAGAACTCAAGATTTATCACAG TTTGGCCTAACGGAAATTCCAGATGACTTCGATCCAGCGGGCGGTTATGTGGAAATGGATGAAAATGATAGTGATTTGGAAAATGAATTAGCTGAAATTACAAATGGAACGAGTAAAATTCACAAACCCAAAATTAAACGAGGACAGACTAATGATCTTGATAAAATGGTCGCTGAAAGTATGAGAGACATTGACAGCGAGGATGAAAATGACGCAGATTTGGAAAACGACACCGAACTTCTAAGTGAATTGAATAACATTTCAGAAttggaaaaatgtgttgatttaGTTCCAGAAAGCCAACTCCCAGATACTACAGTTAGTGCTCCCAATGGAGAGCAAGATACTTTCTTGCCTACAACCAGCTCAGATATATTTCAGCTTATTCAGCAGCGTATCCTTATGTATAAATTGGCTGAAACGAGTGCTAAAGAAGCAGGAGAAAGTGCAAAGGTGCGAAGATTTGGTAGAGCACTTAAAACTTTATTGGAGCTACAACAAGCAGTCAATAAGGGTAAAGAAGTTAAATTAGAGGATATTCCACCAGAGGTAAACGTTAAGCCGCTGACTCAAAAGGATGACGACTCGACAAACAGGGAGCCTTCACGACCCGCACCACCTCCGCCATTTATTAAATCTGATATAGGAAAAGATTCAATTTCTCCTCCAGAAATGCCTTTAAATGAAAAATCAGATAAAACCATAAACTTGAATAAAATGAGAGAGCGGCAACACCAATATAAAACTGCGGCTCTCCAAGCAAAACATAATGGGGACACGAGCCTGGCAATTCAGTATCTCAAAGTCGTTAAAAAGTTTGATATGGTCATAAAAATGGCAGAAGACGGCCAGGAGGTAGATTTGAGTGATATGCCTCCGTCACCAGATCAGTTTTTGGACTTTTTAtccaaattgcaaaaacaatctGAAGAAGGCAATAAGGAACTTCCTACGCTACGTGAATCGTGTGAAAACCCAGACAATATTGGTATTAAAGATATCAGTAGCGTGTCGCTTACTATGGAAGAAGCTCTTCAACAACGGTTAGACAAGTATAAATCGGTACAagatttggcaaatgcagaagGGAATTCTAGCAAAGCTCGAAGATTTGGTCGCATTGTGAAACAATATGAAGACGCGATTAAATTGTATAAAGCTGGAAAACCGGTAGCATATGAAGAATTGCCCGTTCCACCAGGATTTAGCCCGTTGCCTTCGGAACGTGCCTCCGCAATTAATTCCGATGATCCGGTAGATACTGTAGTACCCAAACATTCGGAAGCACCAAACGGTGAAACCAATTCAAATACAGGATCTTCAGAGAAAACACCAACATCACTTACTGCCCAAACATCGCCGCAAAAGCATGATCTAACTACCCGAACATCAGGGAatcagcaaaaaaataatttagctgAGCAGCAGATGAAAGTTCTTCTTGAACGACAAGCTGAATTCAAAATTGCAGCAATAGAGGCAAAGAAAGCCGGAGAAATTGACCAGGCTAAGGAATACCTTAAGATATACAAAGGGTTTGATGCTTTGTTAAATGCGGCTAGTAGCGGTTTGCCAGTAGATCTTACTTCG ttgccACTACCACCATCTCAACGTGACAATCTCGAAGCATCATTTGCTATTGTTAGTACAGAAGAATGTGACCCAGAAAATGAATTATCTGATATTGGTATTCGAATTGAGGAGCAATTAGCGAAACAATTAATGATGTGCAAAAATACTAG GGATCATCATAAAGCCATGGGAGATGTAGCCGGTATGAATCGTTTTGAAAACTTGGCACTGACCGTGCAGAAAGATTTGGACTTAGTGCGTTATTCGAAGCATAAAAACCTCAGTTTACCCAAATTTCACTATGAGAAGCGAAGCTTTAATATTGTGCACTGCAACACAGACCTTTCCGATAACGAATTGGAAATCATTGTTGTGCGTGGTCTCAACTATAATGTACCTAACCCAAAGGATGTAGATACTTATGTCAAAATTGAATTTCCTTTGGTGAAT GATGAGACATTTAAAGCCAAAACCTCAGTAATTAAGAATAATGACAGTCCAGACTATGATCAACATTTCCAGATTGAAATCAATCGCGGAAACCGACAGTTCCAACGTATATTTAAGAGACACCATGTAAAATTTGAAGTATACTCTCGCGG caTAGATTGTCGTGGACTAAGTCGTATACTGCCTATGTGTTGTTTCAGAGGCTTTCTGCGTTCAGATATACTCATAGGAACGGTTAATGTGAAATTACAGCCCATTGAAACGAAATGTGATATACACGATACTTTCAAT TTAATGGATGGCCGAAAAGCGGTTGGTGGTAAATTGGAAGTCAAATTACGTGTCCGAAACCCTATTCTCACAAAGCAAGTAGAGCATATTGAAGAGAAATGGTTGGTAGTGGATTCTTAG
- the LOC105229348 gene encoding coiled-coil and C2 domain-containing protein 1-like isoform X2, with amino-acid sequence MFLRKKSETNKRRTQDLSQFGLTEIPDDFDPAGGYVEMDENDSDLENELAEITNGTSKIHKPKIKRGQTNDLDKMVAESMRDIDSEDENDADLENDTELLSELNNISELEKCVDLVPESQLPDTTVSAPNGEQDTFLPTTSSDIFQLIQQRILMYKLAETSAKEAGESAKVRRFGRALKTLLELQQAVNKGKEVKLEDIPPEVNVKPLTQKDDDSTNREPSRPAPPPPFIKSDIGKDSISPPEMPLNEKSDKTINLNKMRERQHQYKTAALQAKHNGDTSLAIQYLKVVKKFDMVIKMAEDGQEVDLSDMPPSPDQFLDFLSKLQKQSEEGNKELPTLRESCENPDNIGIKDISSVSLTMEEALQQRLDKYKSVQDLANAEGNSSKARRFGRIVKQYEDAIKLYKAGKPVAYEELPVPPGFSPLPSERASAINSDDPVDTVVPKHSEAPNGETNSNTGSSEKTPTSLTAQTSPQKHDLTTRTSGNQQKNNLAEQQMKVLLERQAEFKIAAIEAKKAGEIDQAKEYLKIYKGFDALLNAASSGLPVDLTSLPLPPSQRDNLEASFAIVSTEECDPENELSDIGIRIEEQLAKQLMMCKNTRDHHKAMGDVAGMNRFENLALTVQKDLDLVRYSKHKNLSLPKFHYEKRSFNIVHCNTDLSDNELEIIVVRGLNYNVPNPKDVDTYVKIEFPLVNDETFKAKTSVIKNNDSPDYDQHFQIEINRGNRQFQRIFKRHHVKFEVYSRGGFLRSDILIGTVNVKLQPIETKCDIHDTFNLMDGRKAVGGKLEVKLRVRNPILTKQVEHIEEKWLVVDS; translated from the exons ATGTTTTTACGTAAAAAATCGGAGACGAATAAAAGAAGAACTCAAGATTTATCACAG TTTGGCCTAACGGAAATTCCAGATGACTTCGATCCAGCGGGCGGTTATGTGGAAATGGATGAAAATGATAGTGATTTGGAAAATGAATTAGCTGAAATTACAAATGGAACGAGTAAAATTCACAAACCCAAAATTAAACGAGGACAGACTAATGATCTTGATAAAATGGTCGCTGAAAGTATGAGAGACATTGACAGCGAGGATGAAAATGACGCAGATTTGGAAAACGACACCGAACTTCTAAGTGAATTGAATAACATTTCAGAAttggaaaaatgtgttgatttaGTTCCAGAAAGCCAACTCCCAGATACTACAGTTAGTGCTCCCAATGGAGAGCAAGATACTTTCTTGCCTACAACCAGCTCAGATATATTTCAGCTTATTCAGCAGCGTATCCTTATGTATAAATTGGCTGAAACGAGTGCTAAAGAAGCAGGAGAAAGTGCAAAGGTGCGAAGATTTGGTAGAGCACTTAAAACTTTATTGGAGCTACAACAAGCAGTCAATAAGGGTAAAGAAGTTAAATTAGAGGATATTCCACCAGAGGTAAACGTTAAGCCGCTGACTCAAAAGGATGACGACTCGACAAACAGGGAGCCTTCACGACCCGCACCACCTCCGCCATTTATTAAATCTGATATAGGAAAAGATTCAATTTCTCCTCCAGAAATGCCTTTAAATGAAAAATCAGATAAAACCATAAACTTGAATAAAATGAGAGAGCGGCAACACCAATATAAAACTGCGGCTCTCCAAGCAAAACATAATGGGGACACGAGCCTGGCAATTCAGTATCTCAAAGTCGTTAAAAAGTTTGATATGGTCATAAAAATGGCAGAAGACGGCCAGGAGGTAGATTTGAGTGATATGCCTCCGTCACCAGATCAGTTTTTGGACTTTTTAtccaaattgcaaaaacaatctGAAGAAGGCAATAAGGAACTTCCTACGCTACGTGAATCGTGTGAAAACCCAGACAATATTGGTATTAAAGATATCAGTAGCGTGTCGCTTACTATGGAAGAAGCTCTTCAACAACGGTTAGACAAGTATAAATCGGTACAagatttggcaaatgcagaagGGAATTCTAGCAAAGCTCGAAGATTTGGTCGCATTGTGAAACAATATGAAGACGCGATTAAATTGTATAAAGCTGGAAAACCGGTAGCATATGAAGAATTGCCCGTTCCACCAGGATTTAGCCCGTTGCCTTCGGAACGTGCCTCCGCAATTAATTCCGATGATCCGGTAGATACTGTAGTACCCAAACATTCGGAAGCACCAAACGGTGAAACCAATTCAAATACAGGATCTTCAGAGAAAACACCAACATCACTTACTGCCCAAACATCGCCGCAAAAGCATGATCTAACTACCCGAACATCAGGGAatcagcaaaaaaataatttagctgAGCAGCAGATGAAAGTTCTTCTTGAACGACAAGCTGAATTCAAAATTGCAGCAATAGAGGCAAAGAAAGCCGGAGAAATTGACCAGGCTAAGGAATACCTTAAGATATACAAAGGGTTTGATGCTTTGTTAAATGCGGCTAGTAGCGGTTTGCCAGTAGATCTTACTTCG ttgccACTACCACCATCTCAACGTGACAATCTCGAAGCATCATTTGCTATTGTTAGTACAGAAGAATGTGACCCAGAAAATGAATTATCTGATATTGGTATTCGAATTGAGGAGCAATTAGCGAAACAATTAATGATGTGCAAAAATACTAG GGATCATCATAAAGCCATGGGAGATGTAGCCGGTATGAATCGTTTTGAAAACTTGGCACTGACCGTGCAGAAAGATTTGGACTTAGTGCGTTATTCGAAGCATAAAAACCTCAGTTTACCCAAATTTCACTATGAGAAGCGAAGCTTTAATATTGTGCACTGCAACACAGACCTTTCCGATAACGAATTGGAAATCATTGTTGTGCGTGGTCTCAACTATAATGTACCTAACCCAAAGGATGTAGATACTTATGTCAAAATTGAATTTCCTTTGGTGAAT GATGAGACATTTAAAGCCAAAACCTCAGTAATTAAGAATAATGACAGTCCAGACTATGATCAACATTTCCAGATTGAAATCAATCGCGGAAACCGACAGTTCCAACGTATATTTAAGAGACACCATGTAAAATTTGAAGTATACTCTCGCGG AGGCTTTCTGCGTTCAGATATACTCATAGGAACGGTTAATGTGAAATTACAGCCCATTGAAACGAAATGTGATATACACGATACTTTCAAT TTAATGGATGGCCGAAAAGCGGTTGGTGGTAAATTGGAAGTCAAATTACGTGTCCGAAACCCTATTCTCACAAAGCAAGTAGAGCATATTGAAGAGAAATGGTTGGTAGTGGATTCTTAG
- the LOC105229348 gene encoding coiled-coil and C2 domain-containing protein 1-like isoform X3, translating into MDENDSDLENELAEITNGTSKIHKPKIKRGQTNDLDKMVAESMRDIDSEDENDADLENDTELLSELNNISELEKCVDLVPESQLPDTTVSAPNGEQDTFLPTTSSDIFQLIQQRILMYKLAETSAKEAGESAKVRRFGRALKTLLELQQAVNKGKEVKLEDIPPEVNVKPLTQKDDDSTNREPSRPAPPPPFIKSDIGKDSISPPEMPLNEKSDKTINLNKMRERQHQYKTAALQAKHNGDTSLAIQYLKVVKKFDMVIKMAEDGQEVDLSDMPPSPDQFLDFLSKLQKQSEEGNKELPTLRESCENPDNIGIKDISSVSLTMEEALQQRLDKYKSVQDLANAEGNSSKARRFGRIVKQYEDAIKLYKAGKPVAYEELPVPPGFSPLPSERASAINSDDPVDTVVPKHSEAPNGETNSNTGSSEKTPTSLTAQTSPQKHDLTTRTSGNQQKNNLAEQQMKVLLERQAEFKIAAIEAKKAGEIDQAKEYLKIYKGFDALLNAASSGLPVDLTSLPLPPSQRDNLEASFAIVSTEECDPENELSDIGIRIEEQLAKQLMMCKNTRDHHKAMGDVAGMNRFENLALTVQKDLDLVRYSKHKNLSLPKFHYEKRSFNIVHCNTDLSDNELEIIVVRGLNYNVPNPKDVDTYVKIEFPLVNDETFKAKTSVIKNNDSPDYDQHFQIEINRGNRQFQRIFKRHHVKFEVYSRGIDCRGLSRILPMCCFRGFLRSDILIGTVNVKLQPIETKCDIHDTFNLMDGRKAVGGKLEVKLRVRNPILTKQVEHIEEKWLVVDS; encoded by the exons ATGGATGAAAATGATAGTGATTTGGAAAATGAATTAGCTGAAATTACAAATGGAACGAGTAAAATTCACAAACCCAAAATTAAACGAGGACAGACTAATGATCTTGATAAAATGGTCGCTGAAAGTATGAGAGACATTGACAGCGAGGATGAAAATGACGCAGATTTGGAAAACGACACCGAACTTCTAAGTGAATTGAATAACATTTCAGAAttggaaaaatgtgttgatttaGTTCCAGAAAGCCAACTCCCAGATACTACAGTTAGTGCTCCCAATGGAGAGCAAGATACTTTCTTGCCTACAACCAGCTCAGATATATTTCAGCTTATTCAGCAGCGTATCCTTATGTATAAATTGGCTGAAACGAGTGCTAAAGAAGCAGGAGAAAGTGCAAAGGTGCGAAGATTTGGTAGAGCACTTAAAACTTTATTGGAGCTACAACAAGCAGTCAATAAGGGTAAAGAAGTTAAATTAGAGGATATTCCACCAGAGGTAAACGTTAAGCCGCTGACTCAAAAGGATGACGACTCGACAAACAGGGAGCCTTCACGACCCGCACCACCTCCGCCATTTATTAAATCTGATATAGGAAAAGATTCAATTTCTCCTCCAGAAATGCCTTTAAATGAAAAATCAGATAAAACCATAAACTTGAATAAAATGAGAGAGCGGCAACACCAATATAAAACTGCGGCTCTCCAAGCAAAACATAATGGGGACACGAGCCTGGCAATTCAGTATCTCAAAGTCGTTAAAAAGTTTGATATGGTCATAAAAATGGCAGAAGACGGCCAGGAGGTAGATTTGAGTGATATGCCTCCGTCACCAGATCAGTTTTTGGACTTTTTAtccaaattgcaaaaacaatctGAAGAAGGCAATAAGGAACTTCCTACGCTACGTGAATCGTGTGAAAACCCAGACAATATTGGTATTAAAGATATCAGTAGCGTGTCGCTTACTATGGAAGAAGCTCTTCAACAACGGTTAGACAAGTATAAATCGGTACAagatttggcaaatgcagaagGGAATTCTAGCAAAGCTCGAAGATTTGGTCGCATTGTGAAACAATATGAAGACGCGATTAAATTGTATAAAGCTGGAAAACCGGTAGCATATGAAGAATTGCCCGTTCCACCAGGATTTAGCCCGTTGCCTTCGGAACGTGCCTCCGCAATTAATTCCGATGATCCGGTAGATACTGTAGTACCCAAACATTCGGAAGCACCAAACGGTGAAACCAATTCAAATACAGGATCTTCAGAGAAAACACCAACATCACTTACTGCCCAAACATCGCCGCAAAAGCATGATCTAACTACCCGAACATCAGGGAatcagcaaaaaaataatttagctgAGCAGCAGATGAAAGTTCTTCTTGAACGACAAGCTGAATTCAAAATTGCAGCAATAGAGGCAAAGAAAGCCGGAGAAATTGACCAGGCTAAGGAATACCTTAAGATATACAAAGGGTTTGATGCTTTGTTAAATGCGGCTAGTAGCGGTTTGCCAGTAGATCTTACTTCG ttgccACTACCACCATCTCAACGTGACAATCTCGAAGCATCATTTGCTATTGTTAGTACAGAAGAATGTGACCCAGAAAATGAATTATCTGATATTGGTATTCGAATTGAGGAGCAATTAGCGAAACAATTAATGATGTGCAAAAATACTAG GGATCATCATAAAGCCATGGGAGATGTAGCCGGTATGAATCGTTTTGAAAACTTGGCACTGACCGTGCAGAAAGATTTGGACTTAGTGCGTTATTCGAAGCATAAAAACCTCAGTTTACCCAAATTTCACTATGAGAAGCGAAGCTTTAATATTGTGCACTGCAACACAGACCTTTCCGATAACGAATTGGAAATCATTGTTGTGCGTGGTCTCAACTATAATGTACCTAACCCAAAGGATGTAGATACTTATGTCAAAATTGAATTTCCTTTGGTGAAT GATGAGACATTTAAAGCCAAAACCTCAGTAATTAAGAATAATGACAGTCCAGACTATGATCAACATTTCCAGATTGAAATCAATCGCGGAAACCGACAGTTCCAACGTATATTTAAGAGACACCATGTAAAATTTGAAGTATACTCTCGCGG caTAGATTGTCGTGGACTAAGTCGTATACTGCCTATGTGTTGTTTCAGAGGCTTTCTGCGTTCAGATATACTCATAGGAACGGTTAATGTGAAATTACAGCCCATTGAAACGAAATGTGATATACACGATACTTTCAAT TTAATGGATGGCCGAAAAGCGGTTGGTGGTAAATTGGAAGTCAAATTACGTGTCCGAAACCCTATTCTCACAAAGCAAGTAGAGCATATTGAAGAGAAATGGTTGGTAGTGGATTCTTAG
- the LOC105229349 gene encoding NADH dehydrogenase [ubiquinone] 1 alpha subcomplex assembly factor 2, producing the protein MAPKTPSRDLIKIIINNFVNSLRPRQIKGNLIGEDYFGNKYYEIPANPSIGKRKPSRYFVPTDKESFDQELTAEWEAWLRGRRNEPPTREELVRNLSIMEMKQRNAAELEATYGAKDDKGQLLPKEKETIGTFPKYNEYEIIPGKDPEKK; encoded by the coding sequence ATGGCTCCAAAAACACCATCCCGCGatcttattaaaataataatcaataatTTCGTTAATTCCTTACGGCCTCGACAAATAAAAGGAAATTTAATTGGGGAAGATTATTTCggtaataaatattatgaaattccTGCAAATCCATCAATAGGAAAGAGGAAGCCTTCTCGATATTTTGTACCGACAGACAAAGAATCGTTCGATCAAGAGCTTACAGCTGAGTGGGAAGCATGGCTACGTGGTCGGCGTAATGAACCTCCTACTCGTGAGGAGTTAGTTAGGAATTTATCCATAATGGAAATGAAGCAACGAAATGCTGCAGAACTCGAAGCAACGTATGGAGCAAAAGATGATAAAGGACAATTGTTGCCTAAGGAAAAGGAAACGATTGGCACATTCCCAAAGTATAACGAGTATGAAATCATACCAGGAAAAGacccagaaaaaaaataa